Proteins encoded by one window of Lepisosteus oculatus isolate fLepOcu1 chromosome 18, fLepOcu1.hap2, whole genome shotgun sequence:
- the LOC138223963 gene encoding uncharacterized protein: GPGVRPIPSPSPIVAPVPIPSPIPIVSPSPSPIVAHIPNPIVTPSPIPIVAPIPNPIVAPIPIPSPIPIVAHIPIPIVTPSPNPIVAPIPIPSPIPIVAHIPNPIVTPIPNPIVAPVPIPSPIPIVAPIPNPSPIPIVAPIPIPIPIVAPNPIPIVAPIPNPIPIVAPIPNPIPIVAPNPIPIVAPIPNPIPIVAPNPIPIVAPIPNPIPIVAPIPIPSPSPIVTPIPNPIVAPIPNPNPIPIVAPIPNPIPIVAPNPIPIVAPIPSPIPIVTPSPIPVVAPIPNPIPIPIVSPIPIIRPVPIPFLFAFPSPTPIPIPTPSPSPNPVPMAVPAVCLSAPPLP; the protein is encoded by the coding sequence GGGCCCGGGGTCCGTCCCATTCCCAGTCCCAGTCCCATTGTCGCTCCTGTTCCCATTCCCAGTCCCATTCCCATTGTCTCTCCCAGTCCCAGTCCCATTGTCGCTCACATTCCCAATCCCATTGTCACTCCCAGTCCCATTCCCATTGTCGCTCCTATTCCCAATCCCATTGTCGCTCCTATTCCCATTCCCAGTCCCATTCCCATTGTCGCTCACATTCCCATTCCCATTGTCACTCCCAGTCCCAATCCCATTGTCGCTCCTATTCCCATTCCCAGTCCCATTCCCATTGTCGCTCACATTCCCAATCCCATTGTCACTCCCATTCCCAATCCCATTGTCGCTCCTGTTCCCATTCCCAGTCCCATTCCCATTGTCGCTCCTATTCCCAATCCCAGTCCCATTCCCATTGTCGCTCCTATTCCCATTCCCATTCCCATTGTCGCTCCCAATCCCATTCCCATTGTCGCTCCCATTCCCAATCCCATTCCCATTGTCGCTCCTATTCCCAATCCCATTCCCATTGTCGCTCCCAATCCCATTCCCATTGTCGCTCCCATTCCCAATCCCATTCCCATTGTCGCTCCCAATCCCATTCCCATTGTCGCTCCCATTCCCAATCCCATTCCCATTGTTGCTCCTATTCCCATTCCCAGTCCCAGTCCCATTGTCACTCCCATTCCCAATCCCATTGTCGCTCCTATTCCCAATCCCAATCCCATTCCCATTGTCGCTCCCATTCCCAATCCCATTCCCATTGTCGCTCCCAATCCCATTCCCATTGTCGCTCCCATTCCCAGTCCCATTCCCATTGTCACTCCCAGTCCCATTCCCGTTGTCGCTCCTATTCCCAATCCCATTCCCATTCCCATTGTCTCTCCCATTCCCATTATCAGACCTGTTCCCATTCCCTTTCTCTTTGCCTTTCCCAGTCCCACTCCCATTCCCATTCCCACTCCCTCTCCTTCTCCCAATCCCGTTCCCATGGCCGTTCCCGCCGTGTGTCTGAGCGCGCCTCCTCTGCCT
- the LOC107075851 gene encoding cation channel sperm-associated protein 1, whose translation MDLPVAPGERRGGTAVQERPSGQTLHPRQRQPNLASLRDTERHHLPVLPVASIGGRRQARERIFSTCEVPEAVIQQLIRSSERDRRQRALQARRSCLGRAWGALLDRCRLLYQIVFAFTESRPLDNFLLAVVVLNTGALVAQTFDSVAVRGGWFFSAMDASFLSIYLMEFALKVFVWGRVYFRNAWNILDFVIVFMSLVDFVLPLIQSTSSFSSGNASTVFRILRIFKGIRAIRAFRVLRTIRFLQNLQAIMSTCLQSLQSMGAIIVLMFTFLFMFAVIFREMFSVSDPDRFGSMFKTIFTLFQLLTLDDWAYIYSTSRDQGYPYIIIFLVLYIVVEYFTFLNLFIAVLVDNFQLAIKRRMERKKDKSCTLDDSEDDTAALKKKGQPSGEQDNETFLQRAIQQNYSQNKFSKREVQLMTSYFRLLAAIDLQHHAFRSQGATLDRVVDTFFEAAEEEEEECHRQEKD comes from the exons ATGGACCTCCCGGTAGCTCCCGGGGAACGCCGCGGCGGGACCGCCGTCCAGGAGAGGCCCTCCGGCCAGACGCTGCACCCCCGGCAGCGCCAGCCGAACTTAG CAAGCCTGCGGGACACGGAGCGCCACCACCTGCCTGTCCTTCCAGTCGCCTCCATAGGGGGGCGCCGCCAAGCCCGGGAGAGGATCTTCTCCACCTGCGAGGTGCCCGAAGCCGTCATACAGCAGCTCATCCGCAGCTCAG agagggacaggaggcAGAGGGCCCTGCAGGCCCGGCGCAGCTGCCTGGGCCGGGCCTGGGGCGCGCTGCTGGACCGGTGCCGCCTGCTCTACCAGATCGTCTTCGCCTTCACCGAGTCGCGCCCCCTCGACAACTTCCTGCTGGCCGTCGTGGTGCTGAACACGGGCGCGCTGGTGGCCCAGACCTTCGACAGCGTGGCCGTGCGCGGAG GCTGGTTCTTCTCCGCCATGGACGCCAGCTTCCTCTCCATCTACCTGATGGAGTTCGCGCTCAAGGTGTTCGTCTGGGGCCGCGTCTACTTCAGGAACGCCTGGAACATCCTGG ACTTCGTCATCGTCTTCATGAGCCTGGTGGACTTCGTCCTGCCCCTGATCCAGTCCACCAGCAGCTTCAGCAGTGGGAACGCCTCCACGGTCTTCCGAATCCTGCGCATCTTCAAGGGCATCAGGGCCATCCGGGCCTTCCGGGTGCTCCGGACGATCCG ATTCTTACAGAACCTGCAGGCCATCATGTCCACCTGCCTACAGTCTCTCCAGTCCATGGGAGCCATCATCGTACTAATGTTCACCTTCCTGT TCATGTTTGCGGTCATCTTCCGGGAGATGTTCAGTGTGTCGGACCCAGATCGCTTCGGGTCCATGTTCAAGACCATCTTCACCCTCTTCCAGCTGCTCACCCTGGACGACTGGGCCTACATCTACTCCACCAGCCGAGACCAGG GCTACCCCTACATCATCATCTTCCTGGTGCTGTACATCGTGGTGGAGTACTTCACCTTCCTCAA CCTGTTCATCGCCGTCCTGGTCGATAACTTCCAGCTGGCCATCAAGAGGCGCATGGAGAGGAAGAAGGACAAG TCCTGCACCCTCGACGACTCTGAGGACGACACGGCGGCTCTGAAGAAGAAGG GTCAGCCGTCAGGGGAGCAGGACAACGAGACCTTCCTTCAGAGAGCCATTCAGCAGAACTACAGCCAGAACAAATTCAGCAAGAG GGAGGTCCAGCTGATGACCAGCTACTTCCGGCTGCTGGCGGCCATCGACCTCCAGCACCACGCCTTCCGGTCGCAGGGAGCCACGCTGGACCGGGTCGTCGACACCTTCTTCGAG